The following are encoded in a window of Lacinutrix sp. WUR7 genomic DNA:
- a CDS encoding sulfotransferase family protein yields the protein MANRFKKHVIVVGSARSGTSWLSETLAQPLRYRMLFEPEQESQTKHGHLLCDKWLTEKQDSFEAFKYLTNVFKNSVDCDWIAQNSNRKFKRHLWPFVAKKYIIKFVRCNLAAHYMHAEFGIPVIHIIRNPYDVIRSQQQVRFPWLYDLTHFVEQEKLVQLIQEVYQYDITQYKNLSEVAILTLRWCIENVIPLEVFTPYSGKATVVRYEELSKNIDMFYELCTTYHLEPVPNLQKYFKQPSSKTHPEGAIYNKDAKKNALPEEVLLEINQILDVFKLTLYARRF from the coding sequence ATGGCGAATAGATTTAAAAAACATGTTATTGTAGTTGGTAGTGCTAGAAGTGGTACGAGTTGGTTAAGTGAAACCTTGGCACAACCTCTTCGGTATAGAATGCTATTTGAACCAGAGCAGGAATCGCAAACCAAACATGGTCACCTGCTTTGCGATAAATGGCTGACCGAAAAACAAGATTCTTTTGAAGCCTTTAAATACTTAACTAACGTTTTTAAAAACAGCGTAGATTGCGATTGGATTGCTCAAAATAGCAACCGAAAATTTAAACGTCATTTATGGCCTTTTGTAGCTAAAAAATATATCATTAAATTTGTGCGATGTAATTTGGCAGCCCACTATATGCATGCCGAATTTGGTATTCCTGTAATACATATTATTAGAAATCCGTACGATGTGATACGCTCGCAACAGCAAGTGAGATTCCCTTGGCTTTACGATTTAACTCATTTTGTAGAACAAGAAAAACTAGTCCAGTTAATTCAAGAGGTTTATCAGTACGATATTACGCAATATAAAAATCTATCGGAAGTTGCTATTTTAACCTTACGTTGGTGTATCGAGAATGTAATTCCTTTAGAAGTCTTTACCCCTTATTCTGGAAAAGCTACCGTTGTACGTTATGAAGAATTGTCTAAAAATATAGATATGTTTTATGAATTGTGTACAACCTATCATCTAGAGCCCGTTCCCAATCTGCAAAAGTATTTTAAGCAACCATCCTCTAAAACACACCCAGAAGGCGCTATTTATAATAAGGATGCTAAAAAGAACGCTTTACCTGAGGAGGTTTTGCTAGAGATAAATCAAATATTAGATGTTTTTAAATTAACGCTTTATGCCAGACGTTTTTAA
- a CDS encoding glycosyltransferase, with protein MKSKKIKILFTISNFDTAGSGKVVYDLVQGLDKTKFEVEIACGSKDGAFFKVVESLGLPIHVFETKTPYKPYSSLLFRIWKISKFYKKQQYDIVHSWQWSGDWTEAMAAKLVGVKWMYTKKAMGFNGKHWRIKSYLADFIVTINDEMRAYFPNKKQEALIPLGIDTDYYSPNLFADAQKDTTDKFHVITVANLVPVKGIQILIQAVSDLNNPAIQLSVLGDYDNPYGHTMVALSEQLGMQEQIRFLGKQLDVRPYIAEADLYVIPTLDEGRKEGMPMALVEAMSMAVPVIGSDITGINFVLKDFKEFLFPAGDVQALTLKIEEMRAKDLRTRKEIGQDLRAYCEAHFTMHAFITAHESLYTTLLYGE; from the coding sequence ATGAAATCTAAAAAAATAAAAATACTTTTTACGATTTCTAATTTTGATACCGCCGGAAGTGGTAAAGTGGTGTACGACCTTGTACAGGGTTTGGACAAAACTAAATTTGAAGTAGAAATCGCCTGCGGCAGCAAGGATGGTGCTTTTTTTAAGGTTGTAGAATCCCTAGGTTTGCCTATTCATGTTTTTGAAACCAAAACTCCTTATAAACCATATTCTAGTTTGTTGTTTCGAATTTGGAAGATTTCTAAATTCTATAAAAAACAGCAATACGATATCGTGCATTCTTGGCAATGGAGTGGGGATTGGACCGAAGCCATGGCTGCAAAATTAGTGGGTGTAAAATGGATGTACACAAAAAAAGCAATGGGTTTTAATGGTAAACATTGGCGAATTAAAAGTTATCTAGCCGATTTTATTGTTACTATTAATGATGAAATGCGTGCATACTTTCCAAATAAAAAACAAGAAGCATTAATTCCGTTAGGGATTGATACAGATTATTATAGTCCTAATTTATTTGCAGATGCTCAAAAAGATACTACCGATAAGTTTCATGTGATAACGGTTGCTAATTTGGTGCCTGTAAAAGGGATTCAGATTTTAATTCAAGCGGTATCCGATTTAAATAACCCTGCAATTCAACTTAGTGTTTTAGGGGATTATGATAATCCTTACGGACATACTATGGTAGCATTAAGTGAGCAGTTAGGGATGCAAGAGCAAATTCGATTTTTAGGAAAACAATTGGATGTTAGACCGTATATTGCGGAAGCAGATTTGTATGTTATTCCTACCTTAGATGAAGGAAGAAAGGAAGGTATGCCAATGGCTTTAGTAGAAGCGATGAGTATGGCTGTTCCAGTTATAGGGTCCGACATAACAGGTATTAATTTTGTGTTGAAAGATTTTAAAGAATTTTTATTTCCCGCAGGAGATGTGCAAGCATTAACTTTAAAAATAGAAGAAATGCGAGCTAAAGATTTGCGAACACGCAAAGAAATCGGACAAGATTTACGTGCCTATTGCGAGGCGCATTTTACTATGCATGCCTTTATTACAGCACATGAATCGTTATATACTACTCTTTTATATGGCGAATAG
- a CDS encoding glycosyltransferase family 4 protein, whose product MKDQLKIAIYSGDIPSTTFIERLIQGLSNTGNSIYLFGFVKKKTKYPDSVSVFGYQNTRLRKALHYLKYSFLLFCFKHKEKRKLDRILKGQSENVLLAKVKSYPVLWHKPDVFHVQWAKGLADWIWVQEFGMKLVLSLRGAHINYSPIADEKLAAMYRAYFSKVDGFHAVSKAIGLEAEKYGAAKEKIHVVYSGLPFEEEKKTVAKHNEIFQIISVGRAHWKKGYTYALDACNILKAQGHKFHYTIVGGTNDIEFAYQVHDLHLENEVRLIDNLPYAKVQALMQHADLLLLPSVEEGIANVVLEAMQNKTLVLTTNCGGMDEVISDGVNGFIVPIRDSEAIATKISEIVAITEVAKEAIRKKALHTIKKQHSENQMVDQMLTLYQSIYHDQA is encoded by the coding sequence ATGAAAGACCAATTAAAAATAGCTATTTATTCTGGAGATATACCAAGTACTACTTTTATAGAAAGGTTAATACAGGGATTATCAAATACCGGGAATAGTATCTATTTGTTTGGTTTTGTTAAAAAGAAAACAAAGTATCCGGATTCGGTTTCTGTTTTTGGGTATCAAAACACGAGATTACGGAAGGCTTTACATTATCTAAAATATAGTTTTTTATTATTCTGCTTTAAGCATAAAGAAAAACGAAAACTAGATCGTATTTTAAAAGGACAATCTGAAAACGTACTACTTGCCAAGGTAAAAAGCTATCCTGTGTTATGGCATAAACCAGATGTTTTTCATGTGCAATGGGCAAAAGGTTTAGCAGATTGGATTTGGGTGCAAGAATTTGGAATGAAACTAGTGCTTAGTCTGCGAGGCGCACACATCAATTATTCTCCTATTGCGGATGAAAAATTAGCGGCAATGTATAGGGCATATTTTTCAAAAGTAGATGGTTTTCATGCGGTATCTAAAGCAATAGGTTTAGAAGCGGAGAAATATGGTGCAGCAAAAGAAAAGATTCATGTGGTGTATAGTGGTTTACCATTTGAAGAGGAAAAAAAGACAGTAGCAAAACACAATGAAATTTTTCAAATAATTTCTGTAGGAAGAGCGCATTGGAAAAAAGGCTATACCTACGCATTAGATGCTTGTAATATATTAAAAGCACAAGGACATAAATTTCACTATACGATTGTTGGTGGTACGAACGATATTGAATTTGCTTACCAAGTACATGATCTTCACCTAGAAAATGAAGTACGCTTGATAGATAATTTACCTTATGCCAAAGTGCAAGCACTCATGCAGCATGCCGATTTACTGTTGTTACCAAGTGTAGAAGAAGGTATTGCAAATGTAGTTTTAGAGGCCATGCAAAACAAAACCTTAGTGTTAACTACTAATTGTGGAGGTATGGATGAGGTTATTAGCGATGGCGTTAATGGATTTATTGTGCCTATACGCGACTCGGAAGCCATAGCAACAAAAATATCAGAAATAGTAGCCATAACAGAAGTAGCAAAAGAAGCAATACGTAAAAAAGCATTACACACTATTAAAAAACAGCATAGTGAAAACCAAATGGTAGATCAAATGTTAACATTATACCAAAGCATATACCATGACCAAGCATAA
- a CDS encoding glycosyltransferase family 4 protein, which yields MTKHKTVRPTIGIVLSTVPRYSETFFRNKIKGLQDNGFRVILFVDYLEVSDGTFGCKVVASNAFNKNIFKRIWYSFLALLKSFFMHPKRSYTLYTLNKRDGVSFQENTKQVILNQFFLKEDVDWLHFGFGMLAVKRENVAAAMCAKMAVSFRGYDLYLSPLKHPGCYDVLFTKTVKYHVLSQEMKQELFRYKIPSNTIEVITPAIDLSFFTANTIVETKNRVELVTVARLHWKKGLVYTLEALALLKQLGIAFHYTIIGDGSEKERLVFAAHQLGLKDNITFTGKLPQTEVKKHVEAASIYVQYSIQEGFCNAVLEAQSLGLLCVVSNAEGLAENVLNGKTGWVVPKRNPVLLANRIEAILKLSEAEKQKIRENAIARVHKEFGLLKQQEAFVHFYSEN from the coding sequence ATGACCAAGCATAAAACAGTAAGACCAACTATTGGTATTGTTTTATCTACAGTGCCCAGATATTCGGAGACCTTTTTTAGAAATAAAATTAAGGGCTTACAGGATAATGGTTTTCGTGTTATATTATTTGTGGATTATTTAGAGGTGTCCGATGGCACTTTTGGCTGTAAAGTTGTTGCTTCTAATGCTTTTAATAAAAATATATTTAAAAGGATTTGGTATAGTTTTTTAGCTTTACTAAAATCTTTTTTTATGCATCCCAAAAGGAGTTATACTTTATATACACTAAACAAGAGGGATGGTGTTTCTTTTCAAGAAAACACGAAACAAGTGATCCTTAATCAGTTTTTTCTTAAAGAGGATGTAGATTGGTTGCATTTTGGGTTTGGTATGTTAGCAGTGAAAAGAGAAAATGTTGCAGCAGCCATGTGTGCAAAAATGGCTGTTAGTTTTAGAGGGTATGATTTGTATTTGTCGCCATTAAAACATCCTGGTTGTTATGATGTGCTGTTTACCAAAACGGTTAAATATCATGTGTTATCGCAAGAAATGAAACAGGAGTTATTTCGTTATAAAATCCCTTCCAATACAATAGAAGTGATTACTCCAGCAATAGATCTATCCTTTTTTACCGCAAATACCATTGTTGAAACGAAAAACAGAGTAGAACTTGTAACTGTTGCACGATTGCATTGGAAAAAAGGATTGGTGTATACTTTAGAAGCTTTAGCGCTTTTAAAACAATTGGGAATTGCATTTCATTATACAATTATAGGCGATGGAAGTGAAAAAGAACGCCTTGTTTTTGCTGCGCATCAATTGGGGCTTAAAGATAATATTACGTTTACAGGTAAATTACCGCAAACAGAAGTAAAGAAACACGTAGAAGCCGCTAGTATATATGTGCAATACAGTATTCAAGAAGGATTTTGTAATGCCGTTTTAGAAGCGCAATCCTTAGGTTTGTTATGCGTGGTTTCTAATGCGGAAGGCCTAGCAGAAAATGTCTTAAATGGCAAAACAGGTTGGGTGGTACCAAAACGAAATCCAGTACTTTTAGCAAATAGAATAGAAGCAATATTAAAATTATCGGAAGCAGAAAAACAAAAAATAAGAGAAAATGCTATTGCTAGAGTACATAAAGAGTTTGGTTTACTAAAACAGCAAGAAGCATTTGTTCATTTTTATAGTGAAAATTAA
- a CDS encoding MBOAT family protein, with product MLFNSLDFALFIPIVFALYWMLQKHSVKWQNLLIVVASYVFYGWWDYRFLVLILFSTLVDFWIGNYLKKTTDTSKRKILLYTSVFVNIGLLGFFKYYNFFIDNFSAAFSFFGSDIQPNSLHIILPVGISFYTFQTLSYTIDVYRKKLEPTNNFIQFAAFVSFFPQLVAGPIERATHLLPQFKKKHTFHSKNAIDGLQQILWGLFKKVVIADNCAQFANDIFNNYPAYSSTTLLLGAFYFAFQIYGDFSGYSDIAIGTARLFGFNLMQNFALPYFSRDIAEFWRRWHISLSTWFRDYMYIPLGGSRGTKGNQIRNVFIIFLVSGFWHGANWTFIVWGFLNACYFLPVMLSNKNRVHTNIVAENSFLPSIKEILQMGFTFFVTMIAWVFFRSENVTTAFLYMKQMGTFSLNFMEKIQLERYAFEIVPLIVLLLIIEWFTRKQEHPLKETKQPILASLILMLLIFVFGSFSKLQEFIYFQF from the coding sequence ATGTTATTTAACTCCCTAGACTTTGCTTTATTTATACCTATTGTGTTTGCGCTTTATTGGATGTTGCAAAAGCATAGTGTGAAATGGCAGAACTTACTAATAGTTGTTGCTAGTTACGTGTTTTATGGCTGGTGGGATTATCGCTTTTTGGTACTTATTCTTTTTAGTACACTTGTTGATTTTTGGATTGGCAATTATTTAAAAAAAACGACAGATACTTCAAAAAGAAAAATCCTGCTATATACTAGTGTTTTTGTTAATATTGGACTTTTAGGATTCTTTAAGTATTATAATTTCTTTATAGATAATTTTTCAGCTGCTTTCTCCTTTTTTGGAAGCGATATACAGCCAAACTCTTTACATATTATTTTACCTGTAGGAATTAGCTTTTACACCTTTCAAACCTTAAGTTATACGATTGATGTGTATCGAAAAAAGTTAGAACCTACTAATAACTTTATCCAGTTTGCAGCTTTTGTTTCCTTTTTTCCGCAGCTTGTAGCGGGTCCAATAGAGCGTGCAACACATTTATTACCACAGTTTAAAAAGAAGCATACTTTTCATAGTAAAAATGCCATAGATGGTTTACAACAAATACTATGGGGTTTATTTAAAAAAGTGGTGATAGCTGATAATTGCGCGCAGTTTGCAAATGATATTTTTAATAACTACCCAGCATATTCTTCGACAACTTTATTATTAGGAGCTTTTTATTTCGCTTTTCAAATTTATGGTGATTTTTCAGGCTATTCGGATATAGCGATAGGAACGGCTCGTTTGTTTGGTTTTAATTTAATGCAGAATTTTGCATTGCCCTATTTTTCTAGGGATATTGCAGAATTTTGGCGAAGATGGCATATCTCTTTATCCACCTGGTTTCGAGATTATATGTATATTCCACTAGGAGGTTCTAGAGGTACTAAAGGAAATCAAATACGTAATGTGTTTATTATATTTTTAGTCAGTGGTTTTTGGCATGGTGCTAATTGGACCTTTATTGTTTGGGGCTTTTTAAATGCATGTTATTTTTTACCAGTTATGCTTTCTAATAAGAATAGAGTACATACGAATATAGTTGCCGAAAATAGTTTTTTACCAAGTATAAAAGAGATTCTGCAAATGGGGTTCACCTTTTTTGTTACCATGATAGCATGGGTGTTTTTTAGATCGGAGAATGTGACAACCGCATTTTTATATATGAAACAAATGGGGACTTTTTCATTAAACTTTATGGAAAAAATCCAGCTAGAACGTTATGCATTTGAAATTGTGCCATTAATTGTACTACTTTTAATTATAGAATGGTTTACTAGAAAACAGGAGCATCCTTTAAAGGAAACAAAGCAACCAATACTTGCGAGTTTAATACTTATGCTACTCATTTTTGTGTTTGGAAGTTTTTCTAAACTGCAAGAGTTTATTTATTTTCAGTTTTAA
- a CDS encoding MBOAT family protein, whose protein sequence is MLFNSVDFAIFLPIVFIGYWFVTKRSLSLQNILIVCASYLFYGWWDYRFLALIALSTLVDFIVARQLQKETVRNRRKALLFVSLFFNLGMLAFFKYFNFFIESWVDAWQLFGIEMQTSTLKIILPVGISFYTFQTLSYTIDVYRKKIAPTHSLLQFAAFVSFFPQLVAGPIERASHLLPQFQTKRVFNSEFAISGFYLIIWGLFKKVVVADNCAYFVNQIFDGAGNYSSMELFIGAVLFAFQIYGDFSGYSDIAIGVSRLFGFDLKTNFSFPYFSRDIAEFWRRWHISLSTWFRDYLYIPLGGSRGTTWQNVRNVFIVFLVSGFWHGANWTFIVWGGIHAILFLPLLLLKSNRKHITSTKINLQQLPMLVLTFVFVTFAWIFFRADSVEIAYTFIKEILRFNGSSVVLFYKSSKMVLFSAIIVLSIVILLLFEFLAIQKNKKEVTLNVYTAIGIAILICFMGVFKNPSEFIYFQF, encoded by the coding sequence ATGCTATTTAATTCCGTAGACTTTGCGATTTTTTTACCAATAGTTTTTATAGGCTATTGGTTTGTAACCAAGCGTTCACTTTCCTTACAAAATATACTTATTGTTTGTGCTAGTTATCTGTTTTATGGGTGGTGGGATTATCGTTTTTTAGCTTTAATTGCTTTAAGCACTCTAGTCGATTTTATAGTTGCTAGACAATTACAAAAGGAAACCGTGCGTAATAGAAGAAAAGCACTCCTTTTTGTTAGTTTATTTTTTAATTTAGGCATGTTAGCCTTTTTTAAATACTTTAATTTTTTTATAGAAAGTTGGGTAGACGCCTGGCAACTGTTTGGTATAGAAATGCAAACGTCGACCTTAAAAATTATACTTCCAGTAGGTATTAGTTTTTACACCTTTCAAACCTTAAGCTATACCATTGATGTATATAGAAAGAAAATAGCACCAACCCATAGTTTACTTCAATTTGCAGCATTTGTGTCCTTCTTTCCGCAATTGGTAGCAGGACCTATAGAAAGAGCTTCACATTTACTACCTCAGTTTCAAACCAAACGTGTTTTTAATAGTGAATTTGCTATCAGCGGATTTTATCTTATCATTTGGGGACTGTTTAAAAAAGTAGTAGTAGCAGATAATTGCGCTTATTTTGTAAACCAGATTTTTGATGGTGCAGGAAACTATTCTTCTATGGAATTATTTATAGGAGCGGTGCTTTTTGCTTTTCAAATATATGGTGATTTTTCAGGGTATTCCGATATTGCTATTGGTGTATCTAGATTATTTGGCTTTGATTTAAAGACTAATTTTTCATTCCCTTATTTTTCAAGAGATATTGCCGAGTTTTGGAGACGCTGGCATATTTCTTTATCTACATGGTTTCGCGATTATTTGTATATTCCTTTAGGAGGTTCTAGAGGTACTACTTGGCAAAATGTTAGAAATGTATTTATCGTATTTTTAGTGAGTGGCTTTTGGCATGGCGCTAATTGGACCTTTATAGTATGGGGAGGTATTCACGCTATCTTGTTCTTGCCTTTATTACTTTTAAAATCTAATAGAAAGCATATAACGTCTACAAAAATAAACCTACAGCAACTACCGATGTTAGTACTAACTTTTGTGTTTGTAACTTTTGCATGGATCTTTTTTAGAGCTGATAGTGTAGAAATAGCCTATACTTTTATAAAGGAGATACTTCGTTTTAATGGTAGTTCGGTAGTCCTATTTTATAAGAGTTCTAAAATGGTATTGTTTAGCGCTATTATTGTATTAAGTATTGTTATCTTGCTCCTGTTTGAGTTTTTAGCAATTCAAAAAAACAAAAAGGAAGTAACTTTAAACGTATATACTGCTATAGGTATTGCCATTCTTATTTGTTTTATGGGAGTTTTTAAAAATCCATCGGAGTTTATCTATTTTCAATTTTAA